The sequence TCATGTGTGTTTTACTGAGGTGTTAATTGCATTACTGAACGGAGCCAGTCTTTCCAGTCTCAATGCTAAGCTAACAATTAAGCCTGATTTCATTATTGTATTaatgtcttcatttctttgtcctcctccagctcgTCCTTACCTCCACACTGTGCTTGTCCTGaaagacaaaagcaaaacaacaaccatcagTCGTCCATTTCGCTCAAACACAACTTGAATCGTCTCAGCTGTGAAAAGTGAAACGTGGCGCTACGTGCTGCTGCGTGCTCACCTCCTCCTGTAGCAATCCCTGCGAGGCGTTCAGGTGCATCTCCCACTGTTGCTTGTCGGCGTCAGCGCGGTGCTCCTGGCGCTCTTTGGTCAGAGCTTTCTGAGCGACTTCCCGCTCATGCTCCCTCCTCTCGGCCAGGTGTTTcagcagctctgcttcctgACACTAGAGGACGACAGAGAGTGTTCGGTGAGTTTCTATCAatgtgtgctttaaaaaaaaaaagtcccaagagaacttttttttatattatcttAATCTCAAATCAATgaaaatatttgattaaaagtCATGGTGTCAGTCAAAACTTGGTAACATAACATGTGGGATACCTCAGGGATTGATTTTTAGGCCACTGCTGTTTATCAGTTGGCTCGATCCAGCAAGTGCAACCTCACAGTACCCATCTGCAGTATTTTAAATTCACCCCAgttcaccctcacacacacaccttccttcTCTCCTGTGCAGCGTCCAGTTTCTTCTGGATCTCTTCCAGCGAAGGCTTCTGTCGCGGCGGCGTGGTGGCTCTGACCTCCGGGCCACCGTCAAACGTGGGCGGCTTCAGGATAACTTCGAATGCCTGACCGCTCGTCCGTTTGCTCAGCTCGATCACCTCCATGTCGCGGATGTTGCACAGGTTTAGGTCCACCACGCCTGCTGCACAAGGAACACAGAACAATgaaggtaaagaaaacaaaaaagctttcatggcttcataaaaacaagaaaaaaactaagCAATAACATTCGATCTACACCTTTTAAACTCTAACAACCTAACAATTTAATTGCACTTGCACTTACTTTAAAAGATTATTGGGAGTAGTTCAGTTTATATActttttcatattcatttttgaAACTGAATGTAAATTAAATGCTTATTATGTCATGTGGGCCTATGAAGACAACTTAACTGCCATGGCAGCAGCTAACCCATGAGATAcgcaaataaataaacatttatttatattacatattacagtACACTTCCAAAACAAGAAGACTTTCACTGTGATGTGTCAGAACATCTCATATCTATAGATTTGAAAACATGGAACATGTTAACCAGTAAACAGTTCAGGGGACAATTTATCAGCCTGTGAAAAACTGCATCATAAAAAAATGAGGATTGTTGGAAAAACctgatagaatagaatagaatagaatagaataggatagaatagaatagaatagaatagaataggatAGGAtaggatagaatagaatagaataggatAGTTGCTGACCTTCCTTGTCGACTGTGGCTTCTTTGGGCTGAGGAAGGATGCAGGAGCAGAAGAGAGACACCAGGGGGAGCTCTCGCATCTTCTCTCTGTATGCTGAAGAAAATTCATGCACCACAGAGtcagtcataaaaaaacacacaaacagtagtCAACAGTAACTCATaaccagtgagtgagtgagtgaataagcTCTTACCTGTAAGAGTCATCGTGCTGCTGCCGCTGAGGTTTCCTAGTAAAGACACTGTGGTGAGGTAGACAGGTCTGTTCCTGAGGACGGGGACAGAGGTGTGAGACATGAGGAGgcagaaacacaagcaaacatgTGGAAGAAAAACCCTGAGCTCACTCTGCATGTCAACAAATGAGTGTAGACATGTTCATTTAGTTTAAATATGTGTGACAATAATAAATCAGATTGAGAAATATTATAGATGCACATGtatcaaataaatgacattaaggAATGAATATATGACtaaaaggacaaataaatacatgagaCGTGAATACAAAGTCAGGCTCTGTCTCACTCAGGTTTTTAAAAGCTACAGAACAACAAGGGAAAACtaaacagagaggagagaaaatacAGGTTTTGCAATATCTAATATTTTATCTGCAGTGTCTTGTACTTCTGCcatcattatttaaaattgtatttcaaAATACCCccatcatatttatatattttactgtattgtgGGAAAAGACGTGAACGTTCATGCAGAACTTGAGAAACTAAGACTGAGAATATGAATGAGTGTTTATTTAAAGGTCAGATTTTGCTCATGTGCTTTTCGAGAATGATGATGACTCATTTGCATAAATGTGAGCGCCAGGCGTTAtggattcagcagcagcagcagcagcagcagggaggtTAAAATAGTTCCTCTCGAAGCTGTGAAGTCTCTGAATCAGCAACACAGTCAGGAACCCAACGCCATGCAGGAGACTGCCTAACAGGGCCAAACTGCacccacacaaaacacatgataAACCCACTGCAACAAAACCTCCAGGTCATAAAATAATCAGTTCATGTCATGTAAGTCATGTAAATCcccacaaatgtgtgtgtgtgaacagacgTTTATGttcaaatatcaaaaataaGACTTTAAACGCAAACTGAGAAATACAACACTAAATATTTGAAAcctggatctctctctctcccctctctatctctctcttgctcgctctctctctctctgtgtgagtgagtgagagagagagcctaAGCAATGATGTCATCGTTGCCAGTAAGCATCACCTTCTGCAGAACCAAGCAAgcaccaacaacaaccacccCATCATGAAGATGAagggaagaagagaaagagaagaaaaga is a genomic window of Solea senegalensis isolate Sse05_10M linkage group LG7, IFAPA_SoseM_1, whole genome shotgun sequence containing:
- the LOC122771967 gene encoding stathmin-4-like isoform X2 — protein: MTLTAYREKMRELPLVSLFCSCILPQPKEATVDKEGVVDLNLCNIRDMEVIELSKRTSGQAFEVILKPPTFDGGPEVRATTPPRQKPSLEEIQKKLDAAQERRKCQEAELLKHLAERREHEREVAQKALTKERQEHRADADKQQWEMHLNASQGLLQEEDKHSVEVS
- the LOC122771967 gene encoding stathmin-4-like isoform X1; amino-acid sequence: MTLTAYREKMRELPLVSLFCSCILPQPKEATVDKEAGVVDLNLCNIRDMEVIELSKRTSGQAFEVILKPPTFDGGPEVRATTPPRQKPSLEEIQKKLDAAQERRKCQEAELLKHLAERREHEREVAQKALTKERQEHRADADKQQWEMHLNASQGLLQEEDKHSVEVS